One Methylosarcina fibrata AML-C10 DNA segment encodes these proteins:
- the murG gene encoding undecaprenyldiphospho-muramoylpentapeptide beta-N-acetylglucosaminyltransferase has product MDKRIVIMAGGTGGHVFPALAVAQSLAEKGWQVSWLGTKKGLESRVVPEQGIEIDWLAVGGIRGKGAAAKISSILGLFKACLQAGRILRKRKPHVVLGMGGFVAGPGGLMARLLGIPLIIHEQNRVPGTTNRLLAKMATRVLEAFPGSFNRNIEAVCTGNPLRKSFLQQPEKETGALPQVLRILVFGGSQGAKILNEIVPEAMALLPEVEVRHQTGAAMREQVAARYQELSVNAEVTAFIEDMVAAYRWADLVICRSGAMTVSEVAAMGVPAIFVPLPGAIDDHQVANARFLADVGGGMILLQKDLNAESLAEKITQARTQVKTMAQAARRCARLDATEAVAGFCMTEAKA; this is encoded by the coding sequence ATGGACAAACGCATAGTGATCATGGCCGGCGGCACCGGCGGACATGTTTTTCCGGCTCTGGCCGTGGCGCAGTCGCTGGCGGAAAAAGGCTGGCAGGTCAGTTGGCTGGGAACGAAAAAAGGACTGGAAAGTCGGGTGGTTCCCGAGCAGGGCATCGAGATCGATTGGTTGGCCGTCGGCGGCATCCGGGGCAAAGGAGCGGCCGCCAAAATATCCTCGATTTTGGGATTGTTCAAGGCGTGCCTGCAGGCCGGACGGATTTTAAGGAAACGGAAACCTCACGTGGTGTTGGGCATGGGCGGTTTTGTCGCCGGGCCGGGCGGATTGATGGCGCGGCTGCTGGGCATCCCCTTGATCATTCACGAGCAAAACCGGGTTCCGGGCACGACCAACCGGCTGCTGGCGAAGATGGCCACGCGGGTGCTGGAGGCGTTTCCGGGCAGTTTTAACAGAAACATCGAGGCCGTTTGCACGGGTAATCCGTTGAGAAAAAGTTTTTTACAGCAACCGGAAAAAGAAACCGGCGCGTTGCCGCAAGTTCTCAGAATTCTGGTTTTCGGCGGCAGCCAGGGGGCCAAGATCCTGAACGAAATCGTTCCCGAGGCCATGGCGCTGCTGCCGGAAGTCGAGGTTCGGCATCAAACCGGCGCCGCGATGCGCGAGCAGGTGGCGGCCCGGTATCAGGAACTGTCGGTAAATGCCGAAGTAACGGCTTTTATCGAGGATATGGTCGCCGCCTACCGGTGGGCCGATCTGGTCATCTGCAGATCGGGCGCCATGACCGTCAGCGAAGTGGCGGCGATGGGTGTGCCGGCGATCTTTGTTCCGCTGCCGGGCGCGATCGACGATCACCAGGTGGCCAATGCCCGGTTTTTGGCCGACGTAGGAGGCGGCATGATTTTGTTGCAGAAAGATTTGAATGCCGAGTCATTGGCCGAAAAAATAACTCAGGCCAGGACACAGGTGAAAACGATGGCGCAGGCAGCCAGACGATGTGCCCGCCTGGACGCGACCGAGGCAGTGGCAGGCTTTTGTATGACCGAGGCGAAGGCATGA
- the mraY gene encoding phospho-N-acetylmuramoyl-pentapeptide-transferase — protein MLLYFADYLMTFDSGFRVFHYLTFRAILGVLTSLTISFIVGPTMIRKLSRKKIGQAIRELGPQSHYEKKGTPTMGGTLILVAIAVSTLLWADLSNRYIWVILLVTLGYGVIGFIDDYRKVIKNNSDGLSAKAKYLWQSIIGLAAAVFLYETAQVPAETQLVVPFFKDVMLNMGWVYVVLTYFVIVGTSNAVNLTDGLDGLAIMPTVMVASGLGVFAYLSGHLEFSNYLAIPYLPNAGELIVFCASLVGAGLGFLWFNAYPAMVFMGDVGALALGGALGVLAVLVRQEIVLVIMGGVFVMETVSVIIQVASFKMTGKRVFRMAPIHHHFELKGWPEPRVIVRFWIITVILVLIGLATLKLR, from the coding sequence ATGCTACTTTATTTTGCGGATTATTTGATGACGTTCGACAGCGGTTTCAGAGTGTTTCACTATCTGACCTTCCGCGCCATTCTGGGCGTGCTGACCTCGCTGACGATCAGTTTTATCGTGGGTCCCACGATGATCAGGAAGTTGAGCCGAAAAAAGATAGGTCAGGCCATTCGTGAATTGGGTCCTCAGTCCCATTACGAGAAAAAAGGCACTCCGACGATGGGCGGAACCCTGATACTGGTCGCCATCGCCGTCAGCACCCTGCTGTGGGCCGACTTGAGCAACCGTTACATCTGGGTCATCCTGCTGGTGACTCTGGGTTACGGCGTTATCGGTTTTATTGACGATTACAGGAAAGTCATCAAGAACAACAGCGACGGCTTGTCGGCCAAGGCCAAATATTTATGGCAGTCGATCATCGGTCTCGCGGCGGCGGTGTTTTTATACGAAACCGCGCAGGTTCCGGCGGAAACGCAACTGGTCGTGCCTTTTTTCAAGGACGTCATGCTGAACATGGGCTGGGTCTACGTCGTATTGACCTACTTTGTCATTGTCGGCACCAGTAATGCCGTCAATCTGACCGACGGTCTGGACGGTCTGGCGATCATGCCGACGGTCATGGTGGCAAGCGGCCTGGGCGTTTTCGCCTATTTGTCCGGGCATCTCGAATTCTCGAATTATCTGGCCATTCCCTATTTGCCCAATGCCGGCGAATTGATCGTTTTTTGCGCCTCGCTGGTGGGCGCCGGCCTGGGCTTTTTATGGTTTAACGCTTACCCGGCCATGGTCTTCATGGGCGACGTGGGCGCTCTGGCTTTGGGCGGCGCTTTGGGGGTCCTGGCGGTTCTGGTCAGACAGGAAATCGTTCTGGTGATCATGGGCGGCGTGTTCGTCATGGAGACGGTATCGGTCATTATTCAGGTTGCCTCTTTTAAAATGACCGGCAAACGAGTATTCCGGATGGCGCCCATTCATCATCATTTCGAGTTGAAAGGCTGGCCCGAGCCGCGAGTCATCGTGCGTTTCTGGATCATTACCGTCATCCTGGTGCTCATTGGTTTGGCGACGTTAAAACTGAGATAA
- the ftsW gene encoding putative lipid II flippase FtsW, producing the protein MNKWLESITTVRFHVDYRMLAACLGLLSIGYVMVASSSLHLGVMHAKNFLHYPVLQLVHIGLGLTLASLVACVPMQRWEKLGPWLLIIGFVLLTAVLVPGLGIKVNSSIRWLSLFGFRIQVSEVFKFAAVIYMAGYITRHQQTLRASVFGLVLPLGLFGVASLLLLLEPDLGSAVVIVVIAMGMMFLAGARLLSFIALFSVVAVLGFLLAYLEPYRWRRVVSYWNPWADPEKTGYQLVQALISFGRGEWLGVGLGSGVQKLFYLPEAHTDFLFSVIAEELGLLGVVTVIGLFAFLIWRSFQLALAAEKAGQRFSAYLAYGLSVWLGFQSFVNMGVNMGILPTKGLTLPLMSYGGSSMIVMCCAVGLLFRVHHETAEINASTPKGKSKWTNA; encoded by the coding sequence ATGAACAAGTGGCTTGAATCGATAACGACCGTCCGGTTTCACGTTGATTACCGGATGCTCGCGGCTTGTCTGGGGCTGCTGTCGATCGGCTACGTCATGGTCGCCTCCTCTTCGTTGCATCTGGGCGTGATGCATGCGAAGAATTTCCTGCACTACCCTGTCCTGCAACTGGTGCATATCGGACTGGGGTTGACTCTGGCAAGCCTTGTCGCCTGTGTGCCGATGCAGCGCTGGGAGAAACTGGGGCCCTGGCTGTTGATTATCGGCTTCGTGCTGCTGACGGCCGTTTTGGTGCCGGGGCTTGGGATTAAAGTGAACAGCAGCATCCGCTGGCTGTCGTTATTCGGTTTTCGGATTCAGGTATCCGAAGTGTTCAAGTTTGCGGCGGTCATTTATATGGCGGGTTACATCACGCGGCATCAGCAAACCTTGAGGGCTTCCGTTTTCGGATTGGTACTGCCGTTGGGTCTGTTCGGCGTCGCTTCTTTATTGTTGTTGCTTGAGCCCGATTTGGGTTCGGCGGTCGTTATTGTGGTGATCGCCATGGGCATGATGTTCCTGGCGGGAGCGCGCTTATTGAGCTTTATCGCCCTGTTTTCCGTGGTGGCCGTGCTGGGTTTTCTGTTGGCTTATCTGGAGCCTTACCGTTGGCGACGGGTGGTCAGTTATTGGAATCCCTGGGCCGATCCGGAAAAAACCGGTTATCAATTGGTTCAGGCGCTGATTTCTTTCGGGCGCGGCGAGTGGTTGGGCGTCGGTCTGGGCAGCGGGGTGCAAAAACTGTTTTATTTGCCGGAAGCTCATACCGATTTTCTATTCTCGGTCATTGCCGAAGAGCTGGGCTTGCTGGGCGTGGTGACCGTCATCGGCTTGTTTGCATTCCTGATCTGGCGCAGCTTTCAATTGGCTCTGGCTGCGGAAAAGGCGGGACAGCGGTTTTCGGCTTACCTGGCTTACGGGTTAAGCGTCTGGCTCGGTTTTCAGTCGTTCGTCAACATGGGCGTCAACATGGGCATTCTGCCGACCAAAGGATTGACGTTGCCGTTGATGAGCTACGGCGGCAGCAGCATGATCGTCATGTGCTGCGCCGTCGGATTGTTGTTTCGAGTCCACCACGAAACCGCGGAAATTAACGCGAGCACGCCGAAAGGAAAGTCGAAATGGACAAACGCATAG
- the murD gene encoding UDP-N-acetylmuramoyl-L-alanine--D-glutamate ligase: MDKAAIIASLKQKVALDPEKAKVLVVGLGVTGLSVARFLCELGYRFAITDSRDKPPFIEEFFRQMPDTPVFTGGFDDGAFKVATHLIVSPGVSLHEKAIIKAIAGGVKIVSDIDLFSCSVHAPIIAITGSNGKSTVTTMVGEMARMAGKKVGVGGNLGTPVLDLLDQPAETYVLELSSFQLERTSVLNAASATVLNVTADHLDRHADLAEYAREKQRIFGGDGVMVLNADDATVMAMQEPGRKTFTFSIAGKADFYLEIRDGAEWLMHNGECLMSRKDLPLVGRHNAANALAALALGTAVGLDPVVMCSALKSFKGLAHRMQRVAEIDGIVWVNDSKATNIGACIAALQGSDGKVILIAGGDAKGADMKELTPVIKEKVKSVVLMGKDAELIRQALNGCVPVYFAANMSDAVKTAANLADRGESVLLSPACASLDQYKNYQDRGEKFTEAVLELVA; the protein is encoded by the coding sequence ATGGATAAGGCAGCGATTATTGCGTCATTGAAGCAGAAAGTGGCTCTGGATCCGGAGAAGGCCAAGGTGCTGGTCGTCGGTCTCGGCGTGACCGGACTTTCCGTGGCGCGCTTCCTGTGCGAGCTGGGCTATCGGTTCGCCATCACCGACAGTCGCGACAAGCCGCCCTTTATCGAGGAATTTTTTCGGCAAATGCCGGATACGCCGGTCTTTACCGGCGGTTTCGACGACGGCGCCTTTAAGGTGGCCACTCACCTGATCGTCAGCCCCGGCGTTTCGCTGCACGAAAAAGCGATCATCAAGGCGATAGCGGGCGGAGTGAAAATCGTCAGCGATATCGATTTGTTCTCCTGCTCGGTCCATGCCCCGATTATTGCCATCACGGGATCGAACGGCAAAAGTACGGTCACGACGATGGTCGGAGAAATGGCGAGAATGGCCGGAAAAAAGGTCGGCGTCGGCGGCAATCTGGGGACGCCGGTGCTGGATCTGCTGGATCAGCCGGCAGAAACGTATGTGCTTGAGCTGTCGAGTTTTCAGTTGGAAAGAACTTCGGTATTGAATGCTGCGTCGGCGACCGTTCTCAACGTGACCGCCGACCATCTGGACAGGCATGCCGATCTGGCCGAATACGCAAGAGAAAAACAACGGATATTCGGCGGCGACGGGGTAATGGTGCTCAATGCCGACGACGCCACGGTCATGGCCATGCAGGAGCCGGGCAGAAAGACGTTCACCTTTTCTATCGCCGGCAAGGCTGATTTTTATCTGGAGATCCGGGACGGCGCCGAATGGCTGATGCATAACGGCGAATGCCTGATGTCACGCAAGGATTTGCCTCTGGTAGGCCGCCATAACGCCGCCAATGCGCTGGCGGCGCTGGCGCTGGGAACGGCCGTAGGATTGGATCCGGTAGTCATGTGCAGCGCCTTGAAAAGCTTCAAGGGTCTGGCCCACCGCATGCAGCGGGTTGCCGAGATCGACGGCATCGTCTGGGTCAACGACTCGAAAGCCACCAACATCGGAGCCTGCATCGCCGCGCTCCAGGGCAGCGACGGCAAAGTGATACTGATTGCCGGGGGCGATGCCAAAGGCGCGGACATGAAGGAGCTGACGCCGGTCATTAAAGAGAAGGTCAAGAGCGTGGTGTTGATGGGCAAGGATGCGGAATTGATCCGGCAGGCGTTAAACGGCTGCGTTCCGGTTTATTTTGCCGCCAACATGAGCGACGCGGTAAAAACCGCCGCCAATCTCGCGGACCGGGGCGAAAGCGTGCTGCTTTCGCCGGCCTGCGCCAGTCTCGATCAGTACAAGAATTATCAGGACCGAGGCGAAAAATTTACCGAAGCGGTATTGGAGCTGGTGGCATGA
- the murB gene encoding UDP-N-acetylmuramate dehydrogenase, producing MKGHLRLNEPLAKYTSWRVGGPADRLYVPYDKQDLIEFVKNLPAGEPVFWIGLGSNLLVRDGGIRGTVINTKGRLKQIRMADTGLVYAEAGVPCAHVARFCGDQGLVGAEFLAGIPGTLGGALKMNAGAFGGETWGIVHSVEMLDAAGHAAVRARDEFSVGYRSVKGHDDEWFLAAHLQLESGDAETSQQKIKELLEKRNRTQPTNQPSCGSVFKNPPGDYAARLIEAAGLKGYALGGACVSVKHANFIVNTGHATAADIEELIQWVRLKVQEQHGVVLQTEVCMVGEKQENSGG from the coding sequence ATGAAAGGCCATCTTCGGCTCAACGAACCTTTGGCGAAATATACCAGTTGGCGTGTCGGCGGACCCGCGGACCGGCTGTACGTTCCATACGATAAACAGGATCTGATTGAATTTGTGAAAAATCTTCCGGCCGGCGAGCCCGTCTTCTGGATCGGTCTGGGCAGCAATTTGCTGGTCAGGGACGGCGGCATACGGGGCACGGTCATCAACACTAAAGGCCGCCTGAAACAGATCCGCATGGCCGACACGGGACTGGTCTATGCCGAGGCGGGCGTGCCGTGCGCGCATGTGGCCCGTTTTTGCGGAGATCAGGGCTTGGTCGGCGCGGAGTTTCTGGCCGGCATTCCGGGCACCCTGGGAGGGGCCTTGAAGATGAATGCGGGCGCCTTCGGCGGTGAAACCTGGGGAATTGTGCACAGCGTCGAGATGCTGGATGCCGCCGGGCATGCGGCGGTTCGAGCCCGGGACGAATTCAGTGTCGGTTATCGTTCGGTCAAAGGCCATGACGATGAATGGTTTTTGGCGGCCCATCTGCAGCTCGAGTCCGGCGATGCCGAGACCAGTCAGCAGAAGATCAAGGAGTTGCTGGAAAAACGAAACAGAACGCAACCGACCAACCAGCCCAGTTGCGGCTCGGTATTTAAAAATCCGCCGGGAGATTACGCCGCCCGGTTGATCGAGGCGGCGGGTTTGAAAGGGTACGCCCTGGGCGGCGCCTGCGTCTCGGTCAAGCATGCCAACTTTATTGTAAATACCGGCCATGCCACGGCGGCCGACATAGAAGAACTCATTCAATGGGTCCGGCTTAAGGTGCAGGAACAACATGGCGTCGTTTTACAGACGGAAGTGTGCATGGTTGGAGAAAAACAGGAGAACTCAGGTGGTTAA
- a CDS encoding UDP-N-acetylmuramoyl-L-alanyl-D-glutamate--2,6-diaminopimelate ligase — protein sequence MILETALQLSQLLAGIAVVAEDRLVTGLSLDSRTLVPGDVFIALAGSRQHGLTHLDEAVRKGACAVVFDPAGDTAGFALQLKRIPHIAVDHLELKLGDVAARFYGDPSRRLDVIGLTGTNGKTSCSQFLGQLLDDCGIIGTLGWGEWGKLNETLNTTPDALAVQRILAQLAAEQKKSVAMEVSSHGLEQGRVNGVRFKGAVLTNISRDHLDYHGSMEAYVQAKMKLFDKPDLSFAVVNLDDDYSNRVLATVPKNVALWGYSRQGNKTAQAECLAPERIAYQADGIEFDVRWQHECQRIRIPLFGEFNIDNVLAVLAVMLALGHSLEESARRLRSLKPVAGRMERFGGGRAPVVFVDYAHTPDAVEKVLSSVRKHCNSAVWVVLGCGGNRDRGKRPEMGAIAERWADQVILTDDNPRFEDGQAIVDDIASGCRMEKVKVIRDREKAIQTAVLQAQPDDYVVIAGKGHEQYQEINGVKLPFSDAGIVAAALNKRADQNAIVVE from the coding sequence ATGATTCTTGAAACAGCCTTGCAACTGAGTCAGTTACTGGCAGGGATCGCGGTGGTTGCCGAAGACCGGTTGGTAACCGGCCTGTCGCTGGACAGCCGGACGCTTGTGCCGGGAGATGTGTTCATCGCCTTGGCCGGTTCCAGGCAGCATGGCTTGACGCATCTTGATGAAGCCGTCCGGAAGGGGGCCTGTGCGGTGGTGTTTGACCCCGCCGGAGATACGGCCGGTTTTGCCCTTCAGTTAAAGAGAATACCGCATATTGCAGTAGATCATCTGGAACTGAAACTCGGGGACGTGGCGGCGCGTTTTTACGGGGATCCGTCGCGCCGGCTTGACGTTATCGGCTTGACCGGCACCAACGGCAAAACCTCCTGCAGCCAGTTTCTGGGCCAGTTACTGGACGATTGCGGCATTATCGGAACCTTGGGCTGGGGCGAATGGGGCAAGCTGAACGAAACATTGAACACCACGCCGGACGCCTTGGCCGTGCAACGGATTCTGGCTCAACTGGCGGCCGAGCAAAAAAAATCGGTGGCCATGGAAGTTTCGTCGCACGGCCTGGAACAGGGGCGAGTAAACGGCGTTCGGTTTAAAGGCGCGGTATTGACGAACATCAGCCGGGATCATCTGGATTATCACGGCTCTATGGAAGCTTACGTGCAGGCCAAAATGAAGCTGTTCGATAAACCGGATTTGTCCTTTGCGGTCGTGAACCTGGACGACGATTACAGCAACCGCGTGCTGGCGACTGTTCCTAAGAACGTGGCGTTATGGGGATACAGTCGGCAGGGGAACAAAACGGCACAGGCCGAGTGTCTCGCGCCGGAACGGATCGCCTACCAGGCGGACGGCATTGAATTCGACGTGCGTTGGCAGCATGAATGCCAACGGATACGAATCCCGCTGTTCGGCGAGTTCAATATCGATAACGTGTTGGCGGTTTTAGCCGTCATGCTGGCCTTGGGTCATTCGTTGGAAGAGTCGGCTCGCAGGTTACGCTCGCTGAAGCCGGTCGCGGGCCGGATGGAGCGTTTCGGTGGCGGCCGGGCTCCGGTCGTATTCGTCGATTATGCGCATACGCCCGATGCGGTGGAAAAAGTGTTGTCGAGCGTAAGAAAACATTGTAACTCGGCGGTGTGGGTCGTATTGGGCTGCGGCGGCAATCGGGACCGCGGCAAGCGGCCCGAAATGGGCGCCATCGCCGAACGGTGGGCGGATCAGGTCATCCTGACGGACGACAATCCGCGTTTTGAGGACGGCCAGGCGATCGTCGACGACATCGCATCGGGATGCCGCATGGAAAAGGTGAAAGTGATCCGAGATCGGGAAAAAGCCATACAAACCGCTGTTTTGCAGGCACAACCGGACGACTATGTCGTCATTGCCGGCAAAGGCCATGAGCAGTATCAGGAAATAAACGGCGTAAAGCTGCCATTTAGTGACGCCGGAATCGTAGCAGCGGCATTAAATAAGAGAGCGGATCAAAATGCAATTGTTGTTGAGTGA
- the murC gene encoding UDP-N-acetylmuramate--L-alanine ligase — MTFPNIQMPTQVLGKIERIHFVGIGGTGMSGIAEVLSNLGYQVSGSDIKASAVTQRLAELGVAITIGHERKNIEGVDVVVVSSAVDRSNEEIDEAYVRRIPVIPRAEMLAELMRFRFGIAVAGTHGKTTTTSLVASLLAEGGLEPSYVIGGRLNSAGRNAKLGLGHYLVAEADESDASFLYLQPMISIVTNIDQDHMATYQGSYQRLKDTFIEFLHHLPFYGMAVLCLDDEGVREILPQLSKPVTTYGVHEEADVRAVDIKQQGMHTSYTVLRRGDYPPLRVTLNMPGWHNMLNSLAAISVATMLGVADSAILASLSAFKGVGRRFQINGDLMLKTGRLTLVDDYGHHPREIAATLEALRQAWPDRRAVVIFQPHRYTRTRDLFEDFVQVLSTVDVLILMDVYSAGESRIPGADGRALSRAIRVRGQVDPVFVENWEELPQLLNGILKNDDVLLTMGAGNVGQIAMQLPQLLTETLS; from the coding sequence ATGACTTTTCCGAATATTCAGATGCCGACCCAGGTATTGGGCAAGATCGAGCGCATCCATTTCGTCGGGATCGGCGGCACGGGCATGAGCGGAATCGCCGAGGTGCTCTCGAATCTGGGTTATCAAGTCTCGGGATCGGACATCAAAGCCAGCGCCGTGACACAACGCCTGGCCGAACTCGGCGTCGCCATCACCATCGGGCATGAGCGAAAGAATATCGAAGGCGTCGATGTGGTTGTCGTGTCCAGCGCGGTAGATCGGAGCAATGAAGAAATCGACGAGGCCTATGTCAGACGTATTCCGGTGATTCCCCGTGCGGAAATGCTGGCCGAACTGATGCGCTTCCGGTTCGGCATCGCCGTGGCCGGCACTCACGGCAAAACAACGACGACCAGTCTCGTGGCCAGCTTGCTGGCCGAGGGCGGGCTGGAACCGAGTTATGTGATCGGCGGGCGTTTAAATAGCGCAGGCAGAAATGCGAAACTGGGACTGGGCCATTATCTGGTCGCCGAAGCCGACGAAAGCGATGCGTCCTTTTTATATTTGCAGCCGATGATATCGATCGTCACCAACATCGATCAGGATCACATGGCGACCTATCAGGGCAGTTACCAGCGGCTTAAGGATACTTTCATCGAGTTTCTGCATCATTTGCCTTTTTACGGCATGGCCGTGCTCTGTCTCGACGACGAAGGCGTCCGGGAAATTCTGCCGCAGTTATCGAAACCGGTAACCACCTATGGCGTGCATGAAGAGGCCGACGTCCGTGCCGTCGATATAAAACAGCAAGGTATGCATACCTCTTATACCGTTCTGCGCAGAGGCGACTATCCGCCTTTGCGGGTGACGTTGAACATGCCCGGCTGGCACAACATGCTGAATTCTCTGGCGGCCATCAGCGTCGCCACGATGTTGGGCGTTGCCGACAGCGCAATCCTTGCCAGTCTGAGTGCTTTCAAAGGCGTAGGCAGGCGATTTCAGATTAACGGCGACCTGATGCTGAAAACGGGCCGGCTGACGCTGGTCGACGACTACGGGCATCACCCGCGGGAAATTGCCGCGACGCTGGAAGCGCTGCGTCAGGCTTGGCCGGACCGCCGGGCCGTGGTCATCTTCCAGCCCCATCGGTACACGCGTACGCGCGATTTGTTCGAGGATTTCGTCCAGGTGCTCTCCACCGTGGACGTGCTGATTTTGATGGATGTTTATTCGGCCGGAGAGAGCCGAATCCCGGGCGCCGACGGCCGGGCGCTGAGCCGGGCGATTCGGGTGCGGGGGCAAGTGGATCCGGTGTTTGTGGAGAATTGGGAAGAACTGCCCCAATTACTGAACGGCATCCTGAAGAACGACGACGTGCTGCTGACGATGGGCGCGGGCAACGTCGGTCAAATTGCCATGCAGTTGCCGCAGCTTCTTACCGAAACATTGAGTTGA
- a CDS encoding UDP-N-acetylmuramoyl-tripeptide--D-alanyl-D-alanine ligase, translating into MQLLLSEISRWVGGDLIGNDVTVSSVGIDTRTIQPGALYIAIKGKTFDGNDFIEQAEQGGAVAAIVRKGVTAGIPHVTVADTRFALAELAGAWRRTLPASIVGVTGSNGKTTVKEMVAAILSVNGQVLYTPGNLNNDIGVPLTLLRLNEQHRYGVIEMGANHHGEIEYTSRYARSDVVILTNAGPAHIEGFGSVEGVARAKGEIIRTLGRDGVAVINRDDRYYDYWKSLAGDRKTLSFGLHDRADLTAKAIRTGIVDNRFATAFQLVSAGGSAECVLQLAGRHNVVNALAAAAAARALGIGLDQIVSGLKTLQPVTGRLQPLIGRKGNVVIDDTYNANSASLKAAVDVLIGLDGEPWLVLGAFGELGSDSLKIHKEMGEMIKAGGVTRLFAVGEDARATVDSFGRGAAFFETQEQLIASLVQELTGEETILVKGSRSQRMENVVAALVDNFRV; encoded by the coding sequence ATGCAATTGTTGTTGAGTGAAATTTCCAGATGGGTGGGCGGCGATCTGATCGGTAACGACGTGACCGTTTCTTCGGTCGGCATCGATACCAGGACGATTCAGCCGGGTGCTCTCTATATTGCCATCAAGGGGAAGACTTTTGACGGTAACGATTTTATCGAACAGGCTGAGCAAGGCGGGGCCGTCGCAGCCATTGTTCGAAAGGGCGTCACGGCAGGAATACCGCACGTAACGGTGGCCGATACTCGTTTCGCTCTGGCCGAACTGGCGGGAGCCTGGCGCCGAACCCTGCCGGCATCGATCGTCGGCGTTACCGGGAGCAACGGCAAGACCACCGTCAAGGAAATGGTTGCCGCGATTCTTTCGGTTAACGGTCAGGTGCTCTACACCCCGGGGAACTTGAACAACGACATCGGCGTGCCTTTAACTTTGCTGCGCCTGAACGAGCAGCATCGGTACGGAGTGATCGAGATGGGCGCCAACCATCACGGCGAAATCGAATATACTAGCCGCTATGCTCGGTCCGACGTGGTGATTCTCACCAATGCCGGCCCCGCTCATATCGAAGGTTTCGGCAGTGTGGAAGGAGTCGCCCGGGCCAAGGGTGAAATCATCCGCACGTTGGGCCGGGACGGCGTGGCCGTCATTAATCGCGACGACCGTTATTACGATTACTGGAAGTCGCTGGCGGGCGACAGGAAAACCCTGTCTTTCGGACTGCACGACCGGGCGGACCTGACGGCGAAAGCGATTAGAACAGGTATTGTCGACAACCGTTTCGCCACGGCGTTTCAACTGGTAAGCGCCGGCGGTTCCGCCGAGTGCGTTCTGCAACTGGCCGGCCGGCACAACGTCGTCAACGCCTTGGCCGCTGCAGCCGCCGCTCGTGCATTGGGCATCGGCCTGGATCAGATTGTATCGGGATTGAAAACATTGCAGCCGGTTACCGGAAGATTGCAGCCTTTGATCGGCCGCAAAGGCAATGTGGTTATCGATGATACCTATAACGCCAATTCGGCCTCTCTGAAAGCGGCCGTGGATGTTTTAATCGGCCTGGACGGCGAGCCCTGGCTCGTTTTAGGCGCTTTCGGCGAATTGGGATCGGACAGCCTGAAAATACATAAAGAAATGGGTGAAATGATTAAGGCCGGCGGCGTTACTCGGCTCTTTGCTGTGGGTGAGGATGCCCGGGCTACCGTCGACAGCTTCGGCAGGGGCGCTGCTTTTTTTGAGACGCAGGAACAGTTGATTGCGTCGCTGGTTCAAGAATTAACAGGGGAGGAAACGATATTGGTTAAAGGGTCGAGAAGCCAGCGCATGGAAAATGTTGTGGCTGCCCTGGTGGATAATTTCAGGGTTTAA